AATTATTTCCAAAATTCCATCTTCGTATTTGGCTGCCACTTTGTCTGTATTGACGTGAGAAGGAAGGGAAAAGGTGCGTTTAAACTGTGAAAAACTATATTCTCTACGAGTAAATTTCTTTCCAGTAGAAGCTGTAGTTTCATGTCCTTTATTTGCAGAAATAGTCAGGTTTCCTTCAGAGAGGTCTATTTCAAAATCTTCCTTTTTTAGTCCAGGGGCTGCAAGTTGAACACAATAAGAGTTTTCAGTTTCTGAAACATTTACAGCAGGACGGCTAATAACCATTTGATTGGTTAAATATTCATTGGCTTGTCCGACAAGATTATCGATGAGTTGAAGTGGATTTTTGTATTCCATAATTGTAAAATTTTAGGTTTAAAAAGGTAAATTAGTGATAAATTAACTTGAAATAAAGAAATTGAGTAAATCAAAAAAAACAGAATTGAAAATAATGTAATACCTTTGAATGAAGTTTAATCTGTATTATTAAATTATTGAATTCTATCCAAAAAATGAAAATTTCAACCATTTCTATAAAAAAAGTATCTGTCTCTTTATGTTTATTCATTTTTTTATCTGTTTATCAAACTGTTTTTTGTCAAGATTTGTTACTAAATCCTTCTCCAAAAAGAGAATTTAGAGCTGTTTGGATTGCTAGTGTCGGAAATATTGATTTTCCTTCCAAGTCAAATCTCAACTCAAAAGCTCAACGAGAAGAGTTTGTTAGTTTAGTCAATCTTCATTCTCAAAATAACTTAAATGCACTTATTGTGCAAGTGAGACCTTCTGGAGATGCACTTTATCCATCTGTTCGTGAGCCTTGGTCATCTGTTTTGACAGGCAAAATTGGTCAAATGCCAATGCCTTTTTATGATCCATTAGCTTTTATGATAGAAGAAACCCATAAAAAATCAATGGAGTTTCATGCTTGGTTTAATCCCTTTCGTGCTATTATGAGTCTGTCTCAAAAAATAGATTTACCAGCTAATCATATTACAAAGCTACATCCTGAATGGTTTATGCAAGCTGGAAATAGTTTGGTTTTTAATCCAGGCGAACCTGCTGCAAGAGAATTTGTAAGAGAGATTATTATTGAAGTTGTGATGCGTTACGATATTGATGGCGTTCATTTGGATGATTATTTTTATCCTTATCCTGATGCAGGAATTTATGATGATAAAGCTACTTTTGAGAAATATGGAAAAGAATTTTCTTCTATAGAAGAATGGCGAAGGGATAATATCAATACATTCATTAAAGAAACAGCTTTGGCTATCAAAAATATTAAACCTTATATCAAGTTTGGAATTAGTCCGTGTGCTGTGTGGCGCAATCAAAGCAAAGACAAAATGGGTTCGGATACTAAAGGAATTTCGGCTTATGATGATTTGCATGCTGATACTCGTCTTTGGTTGCAACGTGGTTGGATAGATTATTTAGCTCCCCAAGTTTATTTTAGTACAAAATCTAATGCTGTTCCTTATCAAAGAATGCTCAATTGGTGGCAAGAGAATAGTTTTGGAAGACATATTTACATAGGTCATGCTGTCTATAAAATTCAAAATGATAAATATGATGAAAGATGGAATAATCCTTCTGAAATGAGTGAACAGATTAGAATAATGAGAGAGAGAACAGGAATGGCAGCAGGAAGTATTTTTTACCGTTCTCGTTTTTTGCAAGATAACCCTGCCCATGTTCAGGATTCTTTAAAGGCTAATTTTTATCGTTTCAAGGCATTGCCTCCTGTACTGACTTGGATTGACCAAACTCCTCCTCCTCCTCCTATGAATCTGACTATTTCAGGTTCAAGAAAAGGAGCTGTTCTGAACTGGCAAGCACAAGAAACCTCTGACCCTTTTGATCAGCCCACTTATTTTATTGTCTATCGCTTTGAGGATGGAAAAGAAATTGACATCGAAAATCCTGAAAATATTGCAGCTATTTTGCGTCAAAAAGAGTGTTTTTATATTGACCCAAATGTTCGTAAAAACTGTAAATATAGGTATCTAGTTACAGCAGTCGATAGATTGCATAATGAAAGTATTGCCACAAAGTCAGATGTTTTCAAGTATAAAAGACGTTATTTGAAACAGTAAAAAGATAATTTTTCTTGTAATAAATCTTTTTTCTGGCGCAAGATTCTATCTTGTGTCTATCTATTCTGTCAGCATATGCTGACGAAACAGAGCGTCCAAGCAAAATGCTTGAACGAGTATATCGTGCCCTTATTATAAGGTTATCACGGTTATTTTTGTATAACAGTCTTCCAGACTGTTGTATTAGGATAAAATACTGCTTTTTATGTTCAGACAAAATGTCTGAACTACCTTAATAAAAACCGTGATAAGGCTTATTCTTTACTTTTCTTTTAATTCAATTTTGGAATTACTATTTTCAAAGAGATGCAGATAATCATCAACTTTGAAAACTTTACTGTTAAATCTTGAAGTTCTGTTTGTGCCTTCTTGTTGTCTTGTAATACTTCTAGCAAAACGTCGTATTTCCTCTTTTGTGGTCAGAATAATTCCGGGGACAGGTGTGCTTTTCCCGTCTTCATCTTTTGCAACCATCGTAAAATAAGAAGAATTACAATGTTTGGTAATACCAGTAATAACATTTTCAGAAATGATTCGTAGACCAACCACCATAGAGGTTCTTCCTGTAAAATTAACTGATGCTTTTAAAGTAACTAATTCGCCTACTTCTATAGGATTTAGAAAATCAACTCTATTTACAGAAGCTGTTACACAATAGTTTTCTGAATGTTTGGAAGCACAAGCAAATGCAATCTGATCCATCAAGTTGAGAATATGCCCTCCATGAATTTTTCCACTAAAATTGGAATGAGAAGGCAACATTAATTGTGTAATGGTCACTTTAGATTCTTTGATGTGTTTGAATTTTTTATTCATTTTTCTTTTTTTGAGCTTAAAAAAATAGGTTCTCTGACAATTTTTGTACTATGTTGTAGGTTTTACACCAACAACGGCAGGTTATAGCCACTGTTGGTGTCCTCACCGACGACCATCAATATTCAAAATTCGAATAAAATCTGCAAAAATTGTCAAACAACCAAAAAATATCTCTTACTGGTAGTTTCTGAGTAACTTGTAGGTATTGGGCAATAGTATTAGATCATTACTTTCCAAAAAATTCTTCAATAATAATTGGAACAACTCTTAAAAAAGCAACAATAAAAGGAGCTGCAATTAAAAGTCCATCAAAACGGTCTAAAAAACCTCCATGTCCTGGTAAGACAGAACCAGAATCTTTTATACTCATACTTCTTTTAAAGAGAGATTCGACAAGGTCACCGTATGTTCCTGCGACGATGATAATGAGTGAAATTCCTATCCATTGCCATAAAGCGAGTGTTTCTTGAAAGAAATATCCCCATGTAGTACCGACAATCAAAGCCAAAATTCCTCCTCCTATACTTCCTTCCCATGTCTTTTTAGGAGAAATACGAACAAACAGCTTGCGTTTGCCAAAGTTTTTACCAGAAAAATAAGCTCCTGTATCGTTTGCCCAAAGAATAAATAGAGAACCTAAAATAATTTCATAATAATATTGTTGGTCTTTAAAAACAGCAATATTTAAGAGTGCAAAAGGTAGAGCAACATAAATAATTCCTAGAAAAGTAAAGGCAATGTTATGAAAAGGTTTGGTTTCTCCTTTTTTGTAAAGTTTGATAAAATAAGCTCCCGAAAGACTTACCAACAAGAGAATATAATAATTTGGATTGAGTGCAAAACGTTCTATCAGAAAGGATAATGTAAATAGAAAAAGACCATTTAGTGTACCGAAAGTACGCAAAGGTGAGTTTCCGTCTAAGCCTAAAAGTTTGTAAAACTCCCAAAGCGCAAACATACTAATGAAGAAAAAAAGCGAAAAATAAGTCCATTCGCTCCACATAATCGCTGTCAGAATTGTGATTGCTCCCAAAATTCCTGTAATGATGCGTTGTTGGAGTTCGGAAAACTTGTCTAAGTTTAGGCGCATTCTTTATGGATAAGTCGTAGTAAATTTATGATATTTTTTCTGTACTGAGTACAATAATGACTGCAAGAAAAATTATAAACACTAAAACTACATAAAATTCAGAAAGCAAAAAAATGATATTCTAGTTTTTCCTATCTAACTTCTTTTAAGAATGCTTTTTTAGGTGTTATTTGTAGTTATCTGAGAGTTTTTAAGGTAAAAATCCGACCAATAATAACTATATGAATTTCTGAAAATATTATTTTGTTGTCATTGTGAGTGTCTTAGTAACAACCATTAAACTAGAAAAAAATAGACTGCTACTTGTAATTTTGAAAATAGTACCGTACTTTTGATTCGTTATTTAAAATAAGTCTAAATAAACGTAGTTAAAAATTACTAAAACAAAACACAATATGAAATTTAACTGGAAAAACTCATTTTTTCTTTTAGCTCTTTCTTTTTCTTTCTTTTCTTGTGAAGAAGAAACAACAGACGTAACTTTCCCTACTTTGGAAATACCGACAAGTTATGAGAGTACAGCTTATGAAAGTAATGCAAGTACAGAATTAGCTATTCGTACAAATCTGTCAGAATTAGCTTCTAAAATGCAAGTTGGAAGAACTGGCGCACGAGTAGATGAAACTGAACTTTTAGCAGCTTTTAGTCAAGGAAATCCATCTTTGAAAGACATTACCACAACTTATTATGCTGATAAAGTTACCAGTTGGTTGCCTGAATTAGCAAAAGCAAGTGGTGGAACTTTTGACCCACTTACTGCACCAATTGGTGAAGGTGGTGTGTATGGAGGTTATTTATTTGATGAGAATGGTCTAGAAATAGAACAAGTAGTAGAGAAAGGTCTTTTTGGTGCAGCTCTTTATAATCATGCTCTTACAATAATTAAAGGAAATGAAATTAACGCTGCTGATATTGATCGTTTGGTGGCTATTTTCGGAGCGCATCCTTCTTTCAAAAATAGTGATGCAGCAACAGAAAATAAAGATATTTTTGCAGCAAAATATGCAGCTCGTAGAGATAAAAATGATGGAAATGGTCTTTATACTTCTATCAAAACCAATTTGATTACAGCAAAAGCAGCTATCGAAAAAGGACAAGATTATAATCAAGACCGTGATAAAGCTCTTTCAGATTTTCGTTATAACTGGGAAAAATCAAACATGGCAACTGTTATAAACTATCTCTTAGGAACAATTTCGAAACTCAATAAAACAGATGTTAATGATGCAGATAGAGCTTCTGCCTTACACTCATATAGTGAAGCTGTTGGATTTGTATACGGATGGAAAGGTATTTCTGAAAATGATAAATCAATAAGTGATGCTGATATTGACCAAATTTTGGAATATATGAACGTACCTGCAAATGGAAATGCTACTTCTTATACTTTTGTTACAGATTCTTTTAATCAATTGCCAAAACTTCAATCAGCTATCGATAAGTTAAAACAAGTCTATAAATTTACTGAGCAAGATATGATTGATTTTGAATATAACTGGGTAAGTGAGCAAGACAGAAAATAAAACTGTGTATTTCTCCTTTGCTTCAGTATAAAATCCTTGAGTATAAAAAAGACTTTCAAAACAATAGAGTTTGAAAGTCTTTTTTAGTTATTCTGGTAATTCAAATGATATATTAACTCTCATTATTCATTAATAAACATGCTGTCCACCATTAATAGCAAAGTTTGCGCCTGTAACAAAACCTGCTTTATCCGAAACGATATAAGCAATAATTTCTGCAATTTCTTCTGGCGTTCCTAATCTTCCCATCGGAATCTCTGCAATAATTTGATTACGAATTTCTTCTGGAACAGCCATAACCATATCAGTAGCAATATACCCAGGGGAAACAGTATTGATAGTAACTCCTTTACGAGCCGTTTCCATTGCCAAACTTTTTGTAAATCCGTGCATGCCTGCTTTGGCTGCACTATAATTTACTTGTCCAAATTGTCCACGCTGACCATTCACAGAAGAAACATTGATAATTCTGCCAAAACTATTTTCTAGCATTGGATTAATAGCATGACGACAACAATTAAAAACACTTGTCAAATCGGCATTAATTACAGAATTCCATTGCTCAAAAGACATTTTACGAAATGAACCATCACGAGTAATTCCAGCATTATTGATCAAAATATCTACTGTGCCAACTCTACTTTCAATGTCTTCAAACATCTTTTTTACTTCATCAAAATCAGCAACATCTGCCATTACTAAAGGCAAATCATATCCATCATCTTTGAGTTTTGTATTCCACTCTTCAGCTTTTTCTCTGTTGCGATAATGCGCTACAACAGTATAACCTTCATCGTGTAGTTTCTTGCAAATTGCTGTTCCAATTCCACCTGTTGAGCCTGTTACTAAGGCAATTTTTTTATTGTTTTTGTCCATGATATAAAATTTATTGTGTGTTTGTATGAATTTTTATTGATAATCCATTTGATTCAAAGCTACTATTTTTTTTGTTAAATCTGCTCTTAAAATTGAAAGTTTAATACAAACTTAAATAACAAATTTTAAGGAAGAGATTTTTTTGTCCTAAAAATTAAACTATATGAAGCCTTCAGTAAAAATTAAAATACTTTTTTGAGAAGTTTTATGCACACTAAAAAATAAAAAAAACGTTATCAATTAGATATTTTTAGGGCAAAGATAGTTAATCAATTTTTACCCTATAAATCCTAAATACAAATTTGTTACACCAGTTTTACAGTAATTTGTTTGAAAAGTTCAAATTAATATTTTTATATCACAATAATTAATACTTATCTTTGAAGGATAGAAAGTGTTTACCAACATCATTCATCTACATTGGATTTATACTATTTATGAAAAGAAATAGTCCTGAAATTTAAAACACACAGTTTCATAATTAAATCATTTATATGAAAATTTGGTTAAGAATATTAATTATATTCTTGTATAAAGTCCCAAACAATCCCTTTATCTTATAAAATATACACCAACCGATGCAGAAAATTGTTTTCTCGTTAGCCTTATTTTTCATTCTATCTTTTGTTTCACTAGTATGTCCTACTTATTTAGTAGCACAAGATTCAGAAAATACAGATACTACTGCAACTCAAAATTTTGAAAAAAATACTTTTCCACATGAGGGAAGGGTGCAAGTTAGTTTTTTGCTTTCGAACGCAGAGAGCCTTTTAGAAAATCAAAATCTAGTTTTTGATGAAAGTGAAAAAAGTTTTACACTTAAAGACATCCTACAAAAAGGAAATTTTATCACAAAAGCTATCAAAATTGAACTTAAAAATCCAACACCTTTTATTTCTGCGTATACTACTTGGAAAGGTGAAAATTTGCATGATGAGTTTTTGACTATCGAACAAAGGACTTCTATTGATGGTGAAAAATGGAATACTTGGGAACAAACAACTTTTGATGGACATGTAAACATTGAAAATCAAAAAGAAGCAAAACGAATCACTTCCGTAGCTAGTTTTTTGCCAAAAGAAACTCGTTTTATACAATATAGAATTTCTTGGAAGACAGGAAGTAAAGAACCAGCAAGCATCAAAGATGTAGAAGTGTCGTTTTATAGTCCAGGGGAAACTCCAAAAAAAACACTCAAAAAGGCACAAGAAGACATCATAAATTATATTCAAGATGGTGATTGTTCTCAACCTCCTATAGTTTCTCGTAGCAGTTGGGGGGCAAACTCACCAAAAAATAGTTATTCTTATACAAATGTTACTCATTTGATAGTACATCATGCTGACGGATATGATTGGAGTGATGGTGCAGCAGCAGTTAGAGCTATTCAAGACCTGCATCAAAACTCAAATGGTTGGTCAGATATTGGATATAATTATTTGATTCACAAATCAGGAGTAATTTATCAAGGAAGACCTGAAGACGTAATTGGAGCGCATTTTTGTGGATATAATGCACATACACAAGGTATTTGTATATTAGGAAGTTTCAAAAATCAAAATCCGACTAATGAAGCCATGATGAGCTTGAAAAAATTATTGGCTTGGAAAGCAGACAAAGAAACTATTAATGCGTTAGGTTCTTCTTATCATCACTCAACAGGTGGAAATATCAAAAATATTGCTGGTCATCGTGATGGTGAATGTAGTTCTTGCCCAGGTAATTCGCTTTATTCTCTTCTTCCAATAGTAAGGGCCGATGTAAACTCAATGATTCAAAATGATTGTGATGGCACACCTCTTCCTCCAACAGGAGATACAATTCCTCCAACAACAAGTATTTCTGTGCCAAATAGTGCAACTGATAATTTTACAGCAGTTTTTACAGATACAGATAATATGGGTGTAGTTGCTCGTTTTTATCAAGTCTTGGAGTCTGTAGAATCTGAATGGAGAGGTAATAAAAATAAAGGTTTTTTTAATGATAATTTTGATAATTTATCTATTCATTCAGATTATACAAAAGGCTTGGATGACTGGGAAGGTACTTGGAAAGAAACCTCAGAAGGACGTTTAAGACAATCTAGTTTAAATTCAAATACCTCTATTTCGACGGAGCTTTCTCAGACACAAGGAAATGTCTATCTCTATAATTTTGCTGCAAAAGTAAATAACATGTCTGGAAATCGTCGTTTTGGAATACATATTATGGCAAGTTCTCAGACTTTAAGAGAGCGTGGAAATTCGTATTTGATTTGGTTTGCTACTGATGCAAATAAGGTTTATATCTATGAAACGATAGATAATGTGCTTTACAGTCGTATAGATGCTACACTTTCGACAGACAATAACTGGGCAGATTACAAAATTGCTTATAATACCAATTCTGGCAAAATAGAAGTTTTTAAAAATGGTCATCCTATTTTGGATTGGATAGATTCTAGTCCTCTTACTTTTGGTTCTTATATCTCTTTGCGTACCAATGATGCGTCTGTAGATTTTGACGATTTGAAAGTCTATAAATCTCGTGATACAAGTCAAATAATTACAGTAGGCTCACACACTTCGAATGATGTACGAGTAAATGGAAGACCAGCAGCAAAAATAAAATCACTTGTAAAAGATGCTGCAAATAATTGGTCTTCGATAGGAGATGCAGAAGTGAATATTTCAAACATTTCTGTA
This is a stretch of genomic DNA from Bernardetia sp. MNP-M8. It encodes these proteins:
- a CDS encoding Hsp20/alpha crystallin family protein, with the translated sequence MEYKNPLQLIDNLVGQANEYLTNQMVISRPAVNVSETENSYCVQLAAPGLKKEDFEIDLSEGNLTISANKGHETTASTGKKFTRREYSFSQFKRTFSLPSHVNTDKVAAKYEDGILEIILPFINKETQTEIRKVKID
- a CDS encoding family 10 glycosylhydrolase; this translates as MKISTISIKKVSVSLCLFIFLSVYQTVFCQDLLLNPSPKREFRAVWIASVGNIDFPSKSNLNSKAQREEFVSLVNLHSQNNLNALIVQVRPSGDALYPSVREPWSSVLTGKIGQMPMPFYDPLAFMIEETHKKSMEFHAWFNPFRAIMSLSQKIDLPANHITKLHPEWFMQAGNSLVFNPGEPAAREFVREIIIEVVMRYDIDGVHLDDYFYPYPDAGIYDDKATFEKYGKEFSSIEEWRRDNINTFIKETALAIKNIKPYIKFGISPCAVWRNQSKDKMGSDTKGISAYDDLHADTRLWLQRGWIDYLAPQVYFSTKSNAVPYQRMLNWWQENSFGRHIYIGHAVYKIQNDKYDERWNNPSEMSEQIRIMRERTGMAAGSIFYRSRFLQDNPAHVQDSLKANFYRFKALPPVLTWIDQTPPPPPMNLTISGSRKGAVLNWQAQETSDPFDQPTYFIVYRFEDGKEIDIENPENIAAILRQKECFYIDPNVRKNCKYRYLVTAVDRLHNESIATKSDVFKYKRRYLKQ
- a CDS encoding acyl-CoA thioesterase, which gives rise to MNKKFKHIKESKVTITQLMLPSHSNFSGKIHGGHILNLMDQIAFACASKHSENYCVTASVNRVDFLNPIEVGELVTLKASVNFTGRTSMVVGLRIISENVITGITKHCNSSYFTMVAKDEDGKSTPVPGIILTTKEEIRRFARSITRQQEGTNRTSRFNSKVFKVDDYLHLFENSNSKIELKEK
- a CDS encoding phosphatidate cytidylyltransferase produces the protein MRLNLDKFSELQQRIITGILGAITILTAIMWSEWTYFSLFFFISMFALWEFYKLLGLDGNSPLRTFGTLNGLFLFTLSFLIERFALNPNYYILLLVSLSGAYFIKLYKKGETKPFHNIAFTFLGIIYVALPFALLNIAVFKDQQYYYEIILGSLFILWANDTGAYFSGKNFGKRKLFVRISPKKTWEGSIGGGILALIVGTTWGYFFQETLALWQWIGISLIIIVAGTYGDLVESLFKRSMSIKDSGSVLPGHGGFLDRFDGLLIAAPFIVAFLRVVPIIIEEFFGK
- a CDS encoding DUF4856 domain-containing protein, which produces MKFNWKNSFFLLALSFSFFSCEEETTDVTFPTLEIPTSYESTAYESNASTELAIRTNLSELASKMQVGRTGARVDETELLAAFSQGNPSLKDITTTYYADKVTSWLPELAKASGGTFDPLTAPIGEGGVYGGYLFDENGLEIEQVVEKGLFGAALYNHALTIIKGNEINAADIDRLVAIFGAHPSFKNSDAATENKDIFAAKYAARRDKNDGNGLYTSIKTNLITAKAAIEKGQDYNQDRDKALSDFRYNWEKSNMATVINYLLGTISKLNKTDVNDADRASALHSYSEAVGFVYGWKGISENDKSISDADIDQILEYMNVPANGNATSYTFVTDSFNQLPKLQSAIDKLKQVYKFTEQDMIDFEYNWVSEQDRK
- the phbB gene encoding acetoacetyl-CoA reductase — translated: MDKNNKKIALVTGSTGGIGTAICKKLHDEGYTVVAHYRNREKAEEWNTKLKDDGYDLPLVMADVADFDEVKKMFEDIESRVGTVDILINNAGITRDGSFRKMSFEQWNSVINADLTSVFNCCRHAINPMLENSFGRIINVSSVNGQRGQFGQVNYSAAKAGMHGFTKSLAMETARKGVTINTVSPGYIATDMVMAVPEEIRNQIIAEIPMGRLGTPEEIAEIIAYIVSDKAGFVTGANFAINGGQHVY
- a CDS encoding N-acetylmuramoyl-L-alanine amidase, which gives rise to MQKIVFSLALFFILSFVSLVCPTYLVAQDSENTDTTATQNFEKNTFPHEGRVQVSFLLSNAESLLENQNLVFDESEKSFTLKDILQKGNFITKAIKIELKNPTPFISAYTTWKGENLHDEFLTIEQRTSIDGEKWNTWEQTTFDGHVNIENQKEAKRITSVASFLPKETRFIQYRISWKTGSKEPASIKDVEVSFYSPGETPKKTLKKAQEDIINYIQDGDCSQPPIVSRSSWGANSPKNSYSYTNVTHLIVHHADGYDWSDGAAAVRAIQDLHQNSNGWSDIGYNYLIHKSGVIYQGRPEDVIGAHFCGYNAHTQGICILGSFKNQNPTNEAMMSLKKLLAWKADKETINALGSSYHHSTGGNIKNIAGHRDGECSSCPGNSLYSLLPIVRADVNSMIQNDCDGTPLPPTGDTIPPTTSISVPNSATDNFTAVFTDTDNMGVVARFYQVLESVESEWRGNKNKGFFNDNFDNLSIHSDYTKGLDDWEGTWKETSEGRLRQSSLNSNTSISTELSQTQGNVYLYNFAAKVNNMSGNRRFGIHIMASSQTLRERGNSYLIWFATDANKVYIYETIDNVLYSRIDATLSTDNNWADYKIAYNTNSGKIEVFKNGHPILDWIDSSPLTFGSYISLRTNDASVDFDDLKVYKSRDTSQIITVGSHTSNDVRVNGRPAAKIKSLVKDAANNWSSIGDAEVNISNISVKEEEISSLFPNPMMNSRLHVVYSLKESSEVSIRLYNVLGEEISILYQGNKEEGTQNEEFELSNLRLKAGTYIVRISTNEGTKSLRLVKI